One segment of Ureibacillus thermophilus DNA contains the following:
- a CDS encoding L-lactate permease encodes MTFTQNFTAVGNSLGWTALVATIPILYFFWALAIKKMKGYMAGLTTLIIAIVIAVLAFKVPVLTAVASASQGAVYGIIPIGWIIITSVFLYNLTVKTGHFDVIRSSVLSITEDRRIQALLIAFSFGAFLEGAAGFGAPVAITAALLVGLGFKPLQAAGLCLIANTAPVAFGAIGVPITVMEGITGIPALEISKMVGRQLPIIAVFIPFVLVVIMVGFKRAFEVLPAILVSGISFAVAQFLSSNYLGAELPDIISSLVSLVALAIFLRFWQPKHIYRFETDGQMEDTKNHYTSGQILRAWSPFIVLTLFISAWGIPSFKKALLGTYEGGNAFLTFVNNIGGALTFYPEVPFLHNQVIDGSTGKEIAAVYKFELLGAAGTAILFAAIVSKFLLKVSWGKWVKTFGETINEIKFPLLTICCVVGYAYVANTAGMMTTLGLVLAKTGALFPFFSPVLGWIGVFVTGSDTSSNVLFAKLQQVTSESIGMDPVLALAANTSGGVTGKMISPQTLAVAAAAVGLIGRESELLKFALKYSLILLLCICIITFLQSTVLTWMIP; translated from the coding sequence ATGACATTTACTCAAAATTTTACAGCAGTTGGAAACAGTTTAGGGTGGACAGCCCTGGTTGCAACAATTCCTATTTTATATTTTTTCTGGGCGCTTGCTATTAAAAAAATGAAAGGGTATATGGCGGGGCTAACCACTTTAATTATAGCTATCGTCATTGCAGTTTTAGCATTTAAGGTGCCCGTTTTGACAGCAGTAGCATCTGCTTCGCAAGGGGCTGTATATGGAATCATTCCAATTGGCTGGATTATCATTACGTCCGTATTTTTATATAACTTGACGGTAAAAACCGGACACTTTGATGTTATTCGTTCATCGGTGTTATCTATTACTGAAGATCGTCGTATTCAGGCTCTATTGATAGCCTTTTCTTTTGGGGCATTTTTGGAAGGGGCAGCAGGATTTGGCGCTCCGGTTGCCATTACAGCGGCGTTGCTAGTAGGGTTGGGTTTTAAACCGTTGCAAGCGGCGGGCCTTTGTTTAATTGCAAACACAGCTCCTGTAGCTTTCGGGGCTATTGGGGTACCGATTACCGTAATGGAAGGGATTACAGGGATTCCTGCTTTAGAAATTTCAAAAATGGTAGGCCGTCAATTGCCTATTATTGCCGTATTTATTCCATTTGTTTTAGTGGTGATTATGGTCGGTTTTAAACGGGCTTTTGAAGTGCTGCCTGCAATTTTAGTATCCGGTATTTCGTTTGCAGTGGCGCAATTTTTAAGTTCCAATTATTTGGGCGCCGAATTGCCGGATATTATTTCATCCTTAGTATCCTTAGTAGCTTTAGCGATTTTCTTGCGCTTTTGGCAGCCAAAACATATTTATCGTTTTGAAACGGATGGCCAAATGGAGGATACAAAAAATCATTATACTAGTGGACAAATTTTAAGGGCTTGGTCTCCGTTTATTGTATTAACGCTATTTATTTCTGCCTGGGGAATTCCATCCTTCAAAAAGGCGTTATTAGGTACATATGAAGGCGGGAACGCATTTTTAACCTTTGTGAATAACATTGGTGGTGCGCTCACGTTCTATCCGGAAGTACCGTTTTTACATAATCAAGTGATTGATGGTTCAACAGGCAAAGAAATTGCGGCAGTGTATAAATTCGAATTATTAGGTGCTGCGGGAACAGCCATTTTATTTGCTGCTATAGTATCTAAGTTTCTATTGAAAGTTTCTTGGGGTAAATGGGTAAAAACTTTTGGTGAAACCATCAACGAAATTAAATTCCCGCTTTTAACTATTTGCTGCGTTGTTGGTTATGCTTATGTGGCAAACACAGCCGGCATGATGACGACTTTAGGTTTAGTATTGGCAAAAACAGGAGCTTTATTCCCGTTCTTCTCGCCGGTGCTTGGCTGGATTGGTGTGTTTGTTACAGGTTCGGATACATCTTCCAACGTATTGTTTGCCAAGTTGCAGCAAGTTACGTCTGAATCCATCGGCATGGATCCGGTTCTTGCGTTGGCTGCCAACACATCGGGAGGCGTGACTGGAAAAATGATTTCGCCGCAAACATTAGCTGTAGCTGCTGCAGCGGTGGGATTAATTGGAAGAGAATCAGAGTTGTTAAAATTTGCCTTAAAATATAGTCTCATTTTACTTCTCTGCATATGTATCATTACATTTTTGCAAAGCACGGTACTTACATGGATGATTCCATAA
- a CDS encoding FadR/GntR family transcriptional regulator, which translates to MKLAKVKTKKIYEEVCEILYEKIRTGELKPGDRLDSVEYLAEQLQVSRSAVREALSALKAMGLIEIKQGSGTFVKNFPKQKLEFPLSTAIITYREYVPHLLELRKILEVGTARSAAKNRTKEDLVILEGILEEMKNVEGDEELGEKADFEFHKAIANASHNPLLPNLLNQVSGLTIELMRETRRIWLFSKQTTIEQLYDEHMQIYLAIKQQNPELAELAMYSHLNNVEEILMKYFDVAE; encoded by the coding sequence TTGAAACTTGCAAAAGTAAAAACGAAAAAAATTTACGAAGAAGTTTGTGAAATTCTTTATGAAAAGATCCGTACAGGCGAACTAAAACCAGGTGACCGTTTAGATTCTGTTGAATATTTAGCAGAGCAATTACAAGTCAGTAGATCCGCTGTCCGTGAAGCATTATCAGCCTTAAAAGCAATGGGGCTGATTGAAATAAAACAAGGCTCTGGCACATTTGTGAAAAACTTCCCTAAACAAAAACTGGAATTTCCTCTTTCTACGGCCATTATTACATACAGAGAATACGTCCCTCATTTGCTTGAATTAAGAAAAATTCTTGAAGTTGGGACGGCAAGAAGCGCAGCGAAAAACAGAACAAAAGAAGATCTTGTCATTTTAGAAGGAATCCTTGAGGAAATGAAAAACGTAGAAGGGGATGAAGAGCTTGGTGAAAAAGCGGATTTCGAATTCCATAAGGCCATTGCAAATGCTTCCCACAACCCTCTGCTACCTAATTTACTAAACCAAGTATCTGGGCTTACGATTGAATTAATGCGAGAAACAAGGCGCATTTGGTTATTTTCTAAACAAACCACGATTGAACAATTATATGATGAACATATGCAAATTTATTTAGCTATCAAACAACAAAATCCCGAACTAGCAGAACTCGCCATGTATTCCCATTTAAATAACGTAGAAGAAATTTTAATGAAATATTTCGATGTGGCTGAATAA
- a CDS encoding LutB/LldF family L-lactate oxidation iron-sulfur protein: protein MAMKTSDEQFKERVETNLNDAFMRGAISAAQARFQTRRQARVEELGNWEEWRAHGEEIRKHVLENLDAYLYELSENVAKRGGHVFFAKTKEDASNYIKNIAIQKEAKKIVKSKSMVTEEINLNAALEEAGCKVVETDLAEFILQLNDHEPPSHIIVPSLHKNRHQIREIFAKVGYDKSEQPEEMALFARKKLREEYLTADIGITGCNFAIAESGTVTLVTNEGNADLVSALPKTQIVVMGMERIVPTFEEMEVLVSLLTRSSVGQRLTSYVTLLTGPKGENETDGPEEFHLVIVDNGRSKILGTEFQPILQCIRCAACVNVCPVYRHVGGHTYGSIYSGPIGAVLSPLLGGYDDFKELPYASSLCGACTEVCPVKIPLHQLLHLHRQKIVEQEGKAPISERLIMKAFGLGASTSPLFNMATKVASPVMSPFVKDDKITHGPGPLKAWTEVRDFPAPNKESFRHWMKQRQKGEKS, encoded by the coding sequence ATGGCTATGAAAACAAGTGATGAACAATTTAAAGAACGCGTGGAGACGAACTTAAACGATGCCTTTATGCGAGGCGCTATCTCCGCTGCCCAAGCCCGATTTCAAACCCGCCGTCAAGCTCGCGTGGAGGAATTAGGAAATTGGGAAGAATGGAGAGCTCATGGAGAAGAAATTCGAAAACACGTTTTAGAAAATTTAGATGCATATCTTTATGAGTTGAGCGAAAATGTGGCCAAACGAGGCGGCCATGTATTTTTCGCGAAAACAAAAGAAGACGCATCGAACTATATAAAAAACATCGCCATTCAAAAAGAAGCGAAAAAAATTGTTAAATCTAAATCGATGGTGACAGAAGAAATCAATCTAAACGCAGCGTTGGAAGAAGCCGGCTGCAAAGTGGTGGAAACCGATCTGGCAGAGTTCATTTTACAATTAAATGACCATGAACCACCTTCACACATCATTGTGCCATCATTGCATAAAAACCGCCATCAAATACGGGAAATCTTTGCAAAAGTTGGCTACGACAAATCAGAACAACCTGAAGAAATGGCGCTGTTTGCCCGCAAAAAGCTGCGCGAGGAATATTTAACAGCAGACATCGGCATTACAGGATGCAACTTTGCCATTGCCGAAAGCGGCACAGTGACTTTAGTGACAAATGAAGGAAATGCAGACCTTGTCTCAGCTCTGCCAAAAACTCAAATCGTGGTAATGGGGATGGAAAGAATTGTACCAACCTTTGAGGAAATGGAAGTTCTCGTCAGCCTATTAACTCGCAGCTCGGTCGGCCAACGATTAACAAGCTATGTCACATTGCTGACAGGCCCAAAAGGAGAAAACGAAACAGACGGTCCGGAAGAATTCCACTTAGTCATTGTAGATAATGGACGCTCGAAAATTTTAGGCACGGAATTCCAGCCTATACTACAATGCATCCGCTGTGCAGCATGTGTCAATGTTTGTCCAGTGTATCGCCATGTAGGCGGCCACACTTACGGGTCAATTTATTCTGGCCCAATCGGCGCCGTTTTATCGCCGCTGCTTGGAGGATATGACGACTTCAAAGAATTGCCGTATGCATCAAGCCTTTGCGGTGCATGTACAGAAGTATGCCCTGTAAAAATCCCTTTGCATCAATTATTACATTTGCATCGCCAAAAAATAGTGGAACAGGAAGGCAAGGCACCAATTTCCGAACGTCTGATCATGAAAGCCTTTGGACTGGGCGCATCCACTTCACCGCTCTTTAATATGGCAACCAAAGTCGCTTCACCCGTCATGTCTCCTTTTGTAAAAGATGACAAAATCACACACGGGCCAGGGCCATTAAAAGCTTGGACGGAAGTGCGGGATTTTCCTGCACCGAATAAAGAAAGCTTCCGCCATTGGATGAAGCAGCGTCAGAAAGGAGAGAAATCATGA
- a CDS encoding (Fe-S)-binding protein, with translation MKVSLFVTCLVDMFQGNVGKATVELLERLGCEIDFPTSQVCCGQPAYNSGYVEESKGSMKNMIKAFEHAEYVVTPSGSCAYMFKEYPHIFKGDPEWEQRAQRLADKTYELTDFIVNVLKIENVGARLKGKATYHTSCHMTRLLGVKDAPIRLLQNVEGLEYVELPGNERCCGFGGTFSVKMGNISGEMVDEKVRNIEETGADILVGADAGCLINIGGRISRTGKPIRVMHIAEVLNSR, from the coding sequence ATGAAAGTCTCATTATTTGTGACATGCCTTGTCGATATGTTTCAAGGGAATGTAGGAAAAGCGACTGTTGAACTTCTTGAACGGCTTGGTTGTGAAATCGATTTTCCTACATCACAAGTTTGCTGCGGACAGCCGGCTTATAACAGCGGATATGTAGAAGAATCAAAAGGTTCCATGAAAAACATGATTAAAGCATTTGAACATGCAGAATATGTTGTTACGCCATCAGGTTCTTGCGCATATATGTTCAAAGAGTATCCGCATATTTTTAAAGGGGATCCGGAATGGGAACAAAGAGCGCAACGTTTAGCAGATAAAACCTATGAATTAACCGACTTTATTGTAAACGTTTTAAAAATTGAAAATGTCGGAGCCCGGTTAAAAGGCAAAGCTACTTATCATACATCTTGTCATATGACGAGACTTTTAGGAGTAAAAGATGCACCCATCCGATTACTTCAAAATGTTGAAGGACTGGAATATGTTGAACTTCCAGGAAACGAGCGCTGCTGTGGATTTGGCGGTACATTCTCTGTGAAAATGGGAAATATTTCTGGAGAAATGGTGGATGAAAAAGTTCGCAATATCGAAGAAACAGGAGCGGATATTTTAGTTGGTGCAGATGCCGGATGCCTTATTAATATTGGAGGAAGAATCAGCCGCACTGGAAAGCCGATTCGCGTTATGCATATTGCAGAAGTGTTAAATAGTCGCTAA
- a CDS encoding YuzF family protein: protein MNGNWKLSDPYVYESLKSLQNQSIAVQTIRGSLRGTLKTVMPDHIVVEMGGSPFYVRTEQIIWIQPIKES from the coding sequence ATGAATGGAAATTGGAAGCTCAGCGATCCGTATGTATATGAATCATTAAAAAGCCTACAAAATCAATCTATCGCTGTTCAAACAATTCGAGGCAGTTTACGCGGCACATTAAAAACAGTGATGCCAGACCATATTGTTGTTGAAATGGGCGGATCACCGTTTTATGTAAGAACAGAGCAAATTATTTGGATTCAACCAATAAAAGAGTCATAA
- the pyc gene encoding pyruvate carboxylase has product MKKIEKVLVANRGEIAIRIFRACTELKIKTVAIYSHEDSGAIHRFKADESYLVGNGKKPIDAYLDIEGILKIAKEANVDAIHPGYGFLSENVEFARRCEEEGIIFIGPKSKHLSIFGDKVKAREQAIAAGIPVIPGTDRPVKSLEEVEQFADTYGYPIMIKAALGGGGRGMRLVEKASDLKEAFERAKSEAKAAFGSDEVYVEKAIVKPKHIEVQILGDEAGNIVHLYERDCSIQRRHQKVVEIAPSISISEELRRRICEAAVKLMKNVQYVNAGTVEFLVTGDNFYFIEVNPRIQVEHTITEMITGVDIVQAQIKIAEGHGLHSKAIRIPEQEKIPLFGYAIQSRITTEDPKNHFMPDTGKIMVYRSSGGFGVRLDAGNGFQGAVVTPHYDSLLVKLSTWGRTFEEAAQKMDRNLREFRIRGVKTNIPFLENVVNHEKFLSGQFDTSFIDTTPELFEFKERKDRATKLLNYIGNVTLNGFPGIEKRPKPIFVQPHIPTVPEKKVTGTKQILDEEGVAGLIQWIKAQDDVLLTDTTFRDAHQSLLATRVRSKDMFEIADATSQLMNDFFSLEMWGGATFDVAYRFLKEDPWDRLETLRKKIPNILFQMLFRGSNAVGYSNYPDNVIREFIKLSAQSGIDVFRIFDSLNWVKAMEVAIDEVRLNGKVAEAAICYTGDILDDGRAKYTVQYYKEMAKQLEQAGAHILAIKDMAGLLKPNAAYRLISELKETTDLPIHLHTHDTSGNGIFVYAKAIEAGVDIIDTALGSMAGLTSQPSANSLYYALSGEKRQVRADIESLEKLSYYWADVRKYYVDFESGMNAPHSEVYVHEMPGGQYSNLQQQAKAVGLGDRWEQVKKMYSRVNLMFGDIVKVTPSSKVVGDMALFMVQNDLDEENIFERGKTLDFPDSVIEFFQGYLGQPYGGFPKKLQKLILKDRKPITVRPGELLEPVDFSKLAVELEEKVGFKPTEKDLISYALYPKVFEEYAKVRAQYGDISVLDTPTFLYGLRLGEEIEVEIEKGKTLIIKLVSIGEPQHDGTRVIYFEINGQPREIVVQDMTVEATGNKAVKADPSNPNQIGATMPGTILKVVVSKGSPIKRGDHLLITEAMKMETTVQAPKDGVVKEIYVKEGDSISTGDLLIEIE; this is encoded by the coding sequence ATGAAAAAAATTGAAAAAGTCTTAGTAGCAAACCGCGGCGAAATTGCCATCCGCATTTTCCGCGCATGTACTGAATTGAAAATAAAAACCGTTGCAATTTATTCCCATGAGGATAGCGGTGCCATTCATCGTTTTAAAGCGGATGAATCCTATTTAGTAGGAAATGGAAAAAAACCGATTGATGCTTATTTAGATATTGAAGGAATTTTAAAAATAGCAAAAGAAGCAAATGTGGATGCTATTCACCCGGGATATGGCTTTTTATCAGAGAATGTAGAGTTTGCTCGCCGTTGCGAAGAAGAAGGAATCATCTTCATTGGACCAAAATCAAAACATTTAAGCATATTTGGGGATAAAGTAAAGGCTCGCGAACAAGCCATCGCTGCTGGAATTCCTGTCATTCCAGGTACAGATAGGCCAGTAAAAAGTTTGGAAGAAGTTGAACAGTTTGCAGATACATACGGCTACCCCATTATGATTAAAGCTGCACTTGGCGGTGGAGGCAGAGGAATGCGCCTTGTGGAAAAGGCAAGCGATTTAAAAGAGGCTTTTGAACGGGCCAAATCCGAAGCAAAAGCGGCTTTTGGTTCGGATGAGGTTTACGTGGAAAAAGCCATTGTTAAACCAAAACATATAGAGGTTCAAATTTTAGGGGATGAAGCCGGCAATATCGTGCATTTATATGAACGGGATTGCTCAATTCAACGCCGCCATCAAAAAGTGGTAGAGATTGCGCCATCTATCTCAATTTCAGAAGAGTTGCGCCGCCGCATTTGCGAAGCAGCTGTAAAATTGATGAAAAATGTGCAGTATGTGAATGCAGGGACAGTGGAGTTTTTAGTAACGGGCGATAATTTTTACTTTATTGAGGTAAACCCGCGCATTCAAGTGGAACATACCATTACCGAAATGATTACAGGAGTTGATATTGTTCAGGCGCAAATTAAAATTGCGGAAGGTCATGGACTACACAGTAAAGCAATTCGGATTCCTGAGCAAGAAAAGATTCCTTTATTTGGCTATGCCATTCAATCACGGATTACAACGGAAGATCCAAAAAACCATTTTATGCCGGATACAGGAAAAATTATGGTGTATCGCTCATCCGGCGGTTTTGGTGTCCGTTTAGATGCAGGGAACGGTTTCCAAGGCGCAGTTGTTACTCCTCACTATGATTCGTTGCTTGTGAAACTATCGACTTGGGGAAGAACCTTTGAAGAAGCAGCGCAAAAAATGGATCGCAATTTGCGGGAGTTCCGTATTCGAGGTGTGAAAACCAATATTCCGTTTTTAGAAAATGTCGTAAACCATGAGAAATTTTTAAGCGGCCAATTCGATACAAGCTTTATTGATACAACACCGGAATTATTTGAATTTAAAGAACGGAAAGACCGTGCGACAAAGCTGTTAAACTATATCGGCAATGTGACATTAAATGGCTTCCCTGGAATCGAAAAGCGGCCAAAACCAATCTTTGTTCAGCCTCATATTCCGACTGTACCTGAAAAAAAGGTAACTGGTACAAAACAAATTTTAGATGAAGAAGGCGTGGCTGGACTTATCCAATGGATTAAAGCCCAAGATGATGTACTGCTTACCGATACAACATTCCGGGATGCCCATCAATCGCTCCTTGCCACACGCGTTCGTTCGAAAGATATGTTTGAAATTGCCGATGCTACAAGCCAATTGATGAACGATTTCTTCTCCCTTGAAATGTGGGGAGGTGCAACTTTCGATGTAGCGTATCGCTTTTTAAAAGAAGACCCTTGGGATCGATTGGAAACATTGCGCAAAAAAATTCCAAATATCTTGTTCCAAATGTTATTTAGAGGAAGCAATGCGGTAGGGTATTCCAACTATCCGGATAACGTCATCCGCGAGTTTATAAAATTATCAGCTCAGTCCGGTATTGATGTATTCCGCATTTTCGATTCATTGAACTGGGTAAAAGCGATGGAAGTGGCCATTGACGAAGTTCGCCTCAACGGAAAAGTGGCAGAAGCGGCAATCTGCTATACGGGCGATATTTTAGATGATGGAAGAGCAAAATATACGGTGCAATATTACAAGGAAATGGCAAAACAATTAGAACAGGCCGGCGCGCATATTTTAGCCATTAAAGATATGGCAGGGCTGCTTAAACCAAATGCAGCTTATCGTTTAATTTCCGAATTGAAGGAAACAACAGATTTGCCAATTCATCTTCATACCCATGATACAAGCGGAAATGGGATTTTCGTTTATGCAAAAGCCATTGAAGCTGGAGTGGACATTATTGATACGGCATTAGGTTCCATGGCTGGCTTAACATCTCAGCCAAGCGCCAATTCGCTCTACTATGCTTTAAGCGGCGAAAAACGGCAAGTTAGAGCGGATATAGAATCCCTTGAAAAACTATCTTACTATTGGGCGGATGTGCGAAAATATTATGTGGATTTCGAAAGCGGCATGAATGCCCCTCATTCAGAAGTGTATGTACACGAAATGCCTGGCGGACAATACAGCAACTTGCAGCAACAAGCGAAAGCAGTAGGGCTTGGGGACCGCTGGGAGCAAGTAAAGAAAATGTATTCCCGCGTCAATTTAATGTTTGGCGATATTGTAAAAGTAACGCCATCATCAAAAGTTGTTGGCGATATGGCGCTTTTTATGGTGCAAAATGATTTAGATGAAGAAAATATTTTTGAGCGCGGGAAAACGCTTGACTTCCCTGATTCCGTCATTGAATTTTTCCAAGGTTATCTAGGACAGCCTTATGGCGGATTCCCGAAAAAACTGCAAAAGCTTATACTAAAAGACCGCAAGCCAATTACGGTGCGCCCTGGTGAACTGCTTGAGCCGGTTGATTTTAGTAAACTTGCTGTTGAGCTGGAAGAAAAAGTCGGATTCAAACCGACTGAGAAAGACTTAATCTCCTATGCACTATATCCAAAAGTATTTGAAGAATACGCTAAAGTGCGTGCCCAATATGGTGACATTTCTGTATTAGATACTCCAACATTCTTATATGGTTTGCGCCTGGGCGAAGAAATTGAAGTGGAAATTGAAAAAGGAAAAACATTGATTATTAAATTAGTGTCCATTGGCGAGCCTCAACATGATGGTACACGGGTAATTTACTTTGAAATTAACGGCCAACCTCGGGAAATTGTCGTACAAGATATGACGGTGGAGGCAACGGGTAATAAAGCCGTCAAAGCGGACCCATCCAATCCAAATCAAATCGGTGCAACGATGCCGGGTACAATTTTGAAAGTGGTAGTATCTAAAGGCAGTCCGATCAAGCGGGGCGACCATTTATTAATTACGGAAGCCATGAAGATGGAAACAACTGTGCAGGCGCCAAAAGACGGTGTGGTAAAAGAAATTTACGTCAAAGAGGGCGATTCTATTTCTACAGGCGACCTATTAATCGAAATCGAATAA
- a CDS encoding DUF378 domain-containing protein — MKVLQRIALVLAIIGAINWGLIGFFNFDLVATLFGGQDSVVSRIIYGLVGLSGLFCLTLLFEPWEELKREETTSSVSQPNQGQMSYRTEFGEEEELSSLKKSKENEQ, encoded by the coding sequence ATGAAAGTTTTGCAAAGAATTGCTCTTGTACTGGCGATCATTGGAGCCATCAATTGGGGACTTATTGGATTTTTTAATTTTGATTTAGTTGCTACTTTGTTTGGAGGGCAAGATTCCGTTGTTTCACGCATTATTTATGGCTTGGTAGGATTGAGCGGTTTATTTTGCTTAACGCTCCTGTTTGAGCCTTGGGAAGAATTGAAACGGGAAGAGACAACGAGTTCTGTCAGCCAGCCAAATCAAGGCCAGATGAGCTACAGAACAGAATTTGGGGAAGAAGAAGAACTCTCCTCATTAAAGAAATCAAAAGAGAATGAACAGTGA
- a CDS encoding DUF418 domain-containing protein, which produces MEKRIQALDVARGLAIIGTLGTNIWIFSKLGNYDFMLGFGLNDYSLDSVIEAIMLFLTNGKFLGMLTILFGMGLELKRQSFIKRNQEHIWLWVYIWSMLLLLADGFLHFLFVFEYDILMSYAVTGIIVALLVRCKPKILKILAILLGIFYTVGVLLVSFALEAGMRLSEVRNDFIFSLNEIADVYSKGSYIEQILFRLDGIIQMRLEAIAVIPMNILLFLFGIYLVRAKIFQKTEKSAELRKKFLFWGLAAGIPLNALAFLPFFSMVSLVRYLFAPLMAIGYLMAIHWILERKGNHFLFQRLSEVGRTALSCYLLQNIAASILFYGWGFALGGKFNSIGTIGVFMFISLVMMMFAHLWLKKYNRGPFEMIWRWLTNAPFARLMKTTA; this is translated from the coding sequence GTGGAAAAAAGAATCCAAGCATTAGATGTAGCTAGGGGATTGGCCATTATTGGTACACTGGGTACAAATATTTGGATTTTTAGCAAACTGGGAAACTATGATTTCATGCTTGGTTTTGGATTGAATGACTATTCACTCGATTCTGTAATAGAGGCAATAATGTTATTTTTAACCAATGGAAAATTTTTAGGAATGTTAACTATTTTATTTGGCATGGGACTGGAATTGAAGCGTCAATCCTTTATTAAGCGAAATCAAGAACATATATGGTTATGGGTATATATTTGGAGCATGCTACTGTTATTAGCAGATGGATTTCTCCATTTTTTATTCGTCTTTGAATATGATATTTTGATGAGCTATGCAGTAACAGGCATTATTGTAGCTCTGCTCGTTCGATGCAAGCCCAAGATATTAAAAATTTTAGCTATTTTATTGGGGATTTTTTATACGGTCGGTGTATTGCTAGTTTCTTTTGCTTTGGAAGCTGGCATGAGGCTTTCTGAGGTGCGGAATGATTTCATTTTCTCCCTAAATGAGATTGCAGACGTCTATTCTAAAGGCTCTTATATTGAACAAATACTATTTCGGCTAGATGGAATCATTCAAATGCGGTTGGAGGCTATTGCAGTAATCCCGATGAATATATTGTTATTTTTGTTCGGTATATATCTAGTGCGGGCGAAGATTTTCCAAAAAACAGAGAAAAGTGCAGAGCTAAGAAAAAAATTTCTTTTCTGGGGATTAGCAGCAGGCATTCCACTTAACGCACTCGCATTTTTGCCATTCTTTTCTATGGTATCCCTTGTTCGTTACTTATTTGCACCGTTAATGGCCATAGGGTATCTCATGGCCATTCATTGGATATTAGAGCGTAAAGGAAATCACTTTCTTTTTCAAAGGCTTTCAGAAGTGGGAAGAACTGCCCTTAGCTGCTACCTATTGCAAAATATTGCAGCATCCATCTTGTTTTATGGCTGGGGATTTGCACTTGGAGGAAAGTTTAATTCCATTGGAACGATTGGCGTGTTTATGTTCATTTCTTTAGTAATGATGATGTTTGCCCATCTATGGCTAAAAAAGTACAATCGAGGGCCGTTCGAAATGATTTGGAGATGGCTTACGAATGCACCTTTTGCGCGATTAATGAAAACAACCGCTTAA
- a CDS encoding manganese catalase family protein gives MFKRENKILIELPIPKHGDMNAAAAVQELLGGKYGEMSTLNNYMFQSFNFRGKKKLKPFYDLVASITAEEIGHVELVSTAINLLSTGNTVPTGPDTAPLQNGKDARYSLHFTSTAQTAYPGDSMGRPWTGEFVTNTGNLVADLLFNYMLEIGARTHKMRVYEMTTHPTALTMIGYLLVRGGTHIIAYAKAIEMATGVDVSKMLPVPSLDNSKFDYAKPFMEQGLSNVLYTWGEEDYRDINQIWKGKNPETGEELRVIHGTPEGAPVPDLPELPEEFAPGIDRDDYLRILKRLQSNL, from the coding sequence ATGTTTAAACGAGAAAATAAAATTCTTATTGAATTGCCGATTCCGAAGCATGGTGATATGAATGCAGCAGCTGCTGTTCAAGAATTGCTTGGCGGAAAATATGGTGAAATGTCTACGTTAAACAATTATATGTTTCAATCCTTTAATTTCCGAGGCAAGAAAAAGCTTAAACCTTTTTATGATTTAGTAGCAAGTATTACGGCAGAGGAAATTGGCCATGTTGAATTAGTATCGACGGCCATCAATCTTCTCTCCACAGGAAATACTGTTCCAACAGGACCTGACACAGCCCCGCTGCAAAATGGAAAAGATGCTCGTTATTCCCTCCACTTTACTTCAACTGCTCAAACTGCTTATCCAGGAGATTCAATGGGAAGACCATGGACTGGTGAATTTGTTACAAATACAGGCAACCTCGTAGCAGATCTTCTTTTCAATTATATGTTGGAAATCGGTGCAAGAACCCATAAAATGCGGGTTTATGAGATGACGACACATCCGACGGCACTCACAATGATTGGATACTTGCTCGTTCGAGGCGGCACGCACATTATTGCTTATGCCAAAGCCATTGAAATGGCAACGGGAGTCGATGTTTCAAAAATGCTCCCAGTTCCGAGCTTAGACAACAGCAAATTTGATTACGCCAAACCATTTATGGAACAAGGATTATCTAATGTTTTATACACATGGGGAGAAGAAGACTACCGCGATATTAATCAAATTTGGAAAGGGAAAAACCCTGAAACTGGCGAAGAGTTGAGAGTGATTCACGGAACTCCGGAAGGGGCGCCGGTTCCAGATCTTCCGGAACTTCCGGAAGAATTTGCTCCTGGAATTGACCGTGACGATTATTTACGGATTTTAAAACGACTTCAAAGCAATTTGTAA